A window of Bacillota bacterium genomic DNA:
AGGCAAGCTCGCCGATGCTGCTAGAGAGCTGGCTTTCTCCAATTTCAAGTCCGATGAGCTCGGCGTGGGATGGATGGATTATACCAAGGGGGAAAGCTTGCCTATACTAGAGAAGCACATGAACCAGGCAGCTGAGGAGAACTACATCCCCTACGCTTCGGTCCTCGGTGAGTTCATCAGTGAAGATGAGGCAGCCGAACGCTGGGCCAATATCCAGGCGTTCTACGAAGAGCATGGACACTTCTGGGTAGGTGCCGGCCCCTATGTCCTTAAATCAGTTCACCCGATTGAAACGACAGCAGTCCTGGAAGGATTTGCCGACTACCCCGATCCTCCGGATCAGTGGTTCTTCATGCTTGGCGAACTGGAAATGGAGTAGAGGTAATCAAGCTTTATCTAAAATCAACTAGTTGGTGCAACACAGAAGGGCCGGTAGGTTGGACCTCCGGCCCCTCTTTTCTACAACATCGGGAATCGATGGATTTCAGCGTGAGGAGAGTTCTTGATGAAAACTTTTAGCATAATGGGGAAATATGTGCTACTCAGGGCGTTCTCTCTTTTTATTACTGTGGTCATCGCCGTATACCTCACCTTGTTCATCGCTAATTGGGGCGGCCAACTGGATGACGCTCGCCGGTCCAATATCGAATTTGACGTTACGATGGCCGTGAATGCAAACCCTGCGAACCACGCATTACCAAGCAGCGAAGTTATGAAACTGATTGAAGAGAGAGTTGAGCAAGAGATTATACGCCAGGGGCTTGACCGGCCATTTCTTATACGCAGCGTCGGCTACCTGGGAGAAGCTTTGTCCTTGGGCCTAGGACGCACCGAACATCTCACCAGTGACTCCGGCTCACGAAATGTACGCAACGTCTTGCTGGAGCGCCTTCCGTCAACCTTGGTACTCTTGGGGACGGCCCAGCTGATTGTATTTGTTCTGGCATTGATTGTTGCCCTATTTTTATCACGACGCTACGGAAGTTTTCTGGATCGAACCATAATAGCTCTGGCCCCCACTTCGGCCGCACCTGCCTGGCTATACGGCCTATTTTTAATCTTGATTTTTGCCGCGGTGTTACGAGTCTTGCCCTGGGGAGGAATTGTGGCAGCGCCGCCACCTCCGACCACTTGGGGCTACGCAATGAGTTTGTTGAGGCACATGGTTCTTCCCGTAAGCGCCATGATCATCAGCTCACTTTTCTCCAATATTTATAGCTGGAGAACTTTCTTCCTGATTTACTCCAACGAGGACTATATTGACTTGGCCCGAGCAAAGGGGCTTTCTCCGCGGTCGCTGGAGAGGCGATATATTCTTAGGCCAACCCTCCCTCCGATCATCACAAACTTCGTGCTCGTCTTAATAAATATGTGGATGGGGGCTGTAGTCCTGGAAACGGTGTTCAACTGGCCAGGCATCGGACGACTGTTCTTTCAAGCTATCCAGTTAAACGATACTCCAGTAATCGTCGGCACTGTTGTCATCTTTGGTTATCTGCTGGCACTTTCGGTGTTGTTGCTTGACTTCGCCTATGCCGCCCTAGACCCACGGGTACGGCTGGGTGCTGGAGGAGGGAAAAAATGAGCACTAAGTTGAAAGAATTGCGTCGCGCGCCATCGGCGTGGAGCAAGTTAAAAGAATTGCGCCGCTACCCCTCAGCGATAGTGGGACTGATTATCATGTTTATTTTCATCGCTTTCTCTATCCACACCGTGTTTTCCCTTCCCCTAGATGAGGCGGTAACATTGTGGCGAGGCGGTCCCGGCATTTGGGACGATCACCCACGACGGGCAGAGCCAGCCTGGTTCGATTGGTTCACCAGCGATAGTCTTTCGCGCACAATTAAGGTTAGTCTTGAAGATGCCGGGGAGATGAGGGTTGAACCCATCGGCGGCGGGATGAATTCGGTGGAAGTAGTCCTTCCCTTCGAATTTAACTATGACACCTTTCCCTCGGAAATCAGCCTGTTTACCGAAGCTACAGGAGCAAAAGAATTCTCAGTCTACCTGCGCAAACCCAACGGAGAAACGGTAACCCTCTCTGAAAACCTGGGATTTCGGGCCCACCATATATACCGTATCTCTCTGGATTCAGCGCTACGCATGCAACTTAACGGGGCTTCTCCCCATGTAGGACTTTTTTCTGAGAACCCTAGCCCCGGCAGAGACGGTAAGCCCCTTCAGGGTAACTACGAGTTGGTGATGCTGGGTGAAATTCCGGAGACAACAGAACTGCACGCGGCTGAACTAGTGGTTTTCGGTCAGGTGCACGGAGCTGCCGGCACCGACCACCTGCGACGCGATCTCACCATAGCCCTGCGCTGGGGCGCGCCAGTTGGACTTCTATTCGGGGTCCTTGCTGCTGTCGGCGCCCAGCTCAGCACTTTCATTCTCGGTGGGATCGGCACCTGGTTCGGAGGCAAAATCGACGCGATCTTCCACCGACTCACAGAGGTAACAATGATTCTGCCTCTGCTAGTCGTCCTGATGATGGTCGGACACTTCTACACACGGAGCCTTTGGGTCATGCTGGGAGTGGTCATCCTATTGAGCGTATTCAGCGCGTCGATGAAGGTTTACCGGGCGATGTTTCTCCAGGCCAAGGAAGCTCCCTATATCGAAGCTGCCCAAGCTTACGGGGCTGGGAACTTCCGCATTATCTTTAAATACCTATTGCCGCGTCTCTCACCAGTACTCCTGCCTCAGTTCATCATCGTCATTCCTTCGTTTGTGTTTCTGGAAGCAACGCTGGCGGTGCTGGGTCTAGGTGACCCGAGGCTACCCACATGGGGTAAGATTATCTATGACGCGCGGGTAAACGACGCCCTTTACATGGGGGA
This region includes:
- a CDS encoding ABC transporter permease, producing MKTFSIMGKYVLLRAFSLFITVVIAVYLTLFIANWGGQLDDARRSNIEFDVTMAVNANPANHALPSSEVMKLIEERVEQEIIRQGLDRPFLIRSVGYLGEALSLGLGRTEHLTSDSGSRNVRNVLLERLPSTLVLLGTAQLIVFVLALIVALFLSRRYGSFLDRTIIALAPTSAAPAWLYGLFLILIFAAVLRVLPWGGIVAAPPPPTTWGYAMSLLRHMVLPVSAMIISSLFSNIYSWRTFFLIYSNEDYIDLARAKGLSPRSLERRYILRPTLPPIITNFVLVLINMWMGAVVLETVFNWPGIGRLFFQAIQLNDTPVIVGTVVIFGYLLALSVLLLDFAYAALDPRVRLGAGGGKK
- a CDS encoding ABC transporter permease, whose product is MSTKLKELRRAPSAWSKLKELRRYPSAIVGLIIMFIFIAFSIHTVFSLPLDEAVTLWRGGPGIWDDHPRRAEPAWFDWFTSDSLSRTIKVSLEDAGEMRVEPIGGGMNSVEVVLPFEFNYDTFPSEISLFTEATGAKEFSVYLRKPNGETVTLSENLGFRAHHIYRISLDSALRMQLNGASPHVGLFSENPSPGRDGKPLQGNYELVMLGEIPETTELHAAELVVFGQVHGAAGTDHLRRDLTIALRWGAPVGLLFGVLAAVGAQLSTFILGGIGTWFGGKIDAIFHRLTEVTMILPLLVVLMMVGHFYTRSLWVMLGVVILLSVFSASMKVYRAMFLQAKEAPYIEAAQAYGAGNFRIIFKYLLPRLSPVLLPQFIIVIPSFVFLEATLAVLGLGDPRLPTWGKIIYDARVNDALYMGDYYWMLQPAVALMLIGLSFSLLGYTLDRIFNPRLRKL